A single region of the Pseudomonas sp. B21-023 genome encodes:
- the bioF gene encoding 8-amino-7-oxononanoate synthase — MAFDLAARLAERRAADLYRQRPLLESPQVPQVVVDGQPLLAFCSNDYLGLANHPEVIKAWRDGAERWGVGGGASHLVIGHSTPHHDVEEALAELTGRPRALLFSTGYMANLGAITALVGQGDTVLQDRLNHASLLDGGLLSGARFSRYLHNDPASLASRLEKATGNTLVVTDGVFSMDGDCADLPALAKVACGRGAWLMVDDAHGFGTLGANGGGLVEHFGLGVDDVPVLIGTLGKACGTAGAFVAGSEDLIEALVQFARPYIYTTSQPPALACATLKALELLRRERWRREHLAALIQQFRTGAEQIGLTLMDSHTAIQPILIGDAGRALALSRLLRERGLLVTAIRPPTVPAGSARLRVTLSAAHSEAQVQLLLNALAECYPQLESADA, encoded by the coding sequence ATGGCCTTCGATCTCGCCGCGCGCCTGGCCGAACGGCGTGCCGCGGACCTCTATCGGCAACGGCCGCTGCTGGAAAGCCCGCAAGTGCCGCAGGTGGTGGTCGATGGCCAGCCGCTGCTGGCCTTCTGCAGCAATGACTACCTGGGCCTGGCCAATCACCCCGAGGTGATCAAGGCCTGGCGCGATGGCGCCGAGCGCTGGGGTGTCGGCGGTGGCGCCTCGCACCTGGTGATCGGCCACAGCACGCCGCACCATGACGTTGAAGAAGCACTGGCCGAGTTGACCGGGCGCCCTCGCGCGTTGCTGTTTTCCACTGGCTACATGGCCAACCTCGGGGCCATCACCGCGCTGGTGGGGCAGGGCGACACAGTCTTGCAGGACCGCCTCAACCACGCTTCCCTGCTCGACGGCGGGCTGCTCAGTGGCGCCCGCTTCAGCCGCTATCTGCACAACGACCCGGCCAGCCTGGCCAGTCGCCTGGAGAAAGCCACCGGCAATACCCTGGTGGTCACCGATGGCGTGTTCAGCATGGATGGCGATTGCGCCGACCTGCCGGCCCTGGCCAAGGTCGCCTGCGGCCGTGGGGCATGGCTGATGGTCGACGATGCCCATGGCTTTGGTACCTTGGGCGCCAACGGCGGCGGCCTGGTCGAGCATTTCGGCCTGGGTGTCGATGACGTGCCGGTGCTGATCGGCACGCTGGGCAAGGCCTGTGGTACCGCCGGCGCCTTCGTTGCCGGCAGCGAGGATCTGATCGAGGCGCTGGTGCAGTTCGCCCGGCCCTACATCTACACCACCAGCCAGCCACCGGCATTGGCGTGCGCCACACTCAAGGCGCTGGAGCTGCTGCGTCGGGAGCGCTGGCGGCGCGAGCACCTGGCCGCGCTGATCCAGCAGTTCCGCACAGGCGCCGAGCAGATCGGCCTGACCCTGATGGACAGCCACACCGCGATCCAGCCGATCCTTATCGGCGATGCGGGGCGGGCGCTGGCATTGTCCCGCTTGTTGCGTGAACGCGGTCTGCTGGTCACGGCGATTCGCCCACCCACCGTACCCGCTGGCAGCGCCCGTCTGCGGGTGACCCTGAGCGCCGCCCACAGTGAGGCACAGGTGCAGCTATTGTTGAATGCATTGGCCGAGTGTTATCCACAGCTGGAGTCCGCCGATGCGTAA